One Halorientalis litorea DNA segment encodes these proteins:
- a CDS encoding PspA/IM30 family protein: MGILSRASYIVRSKVNALLNRAEDPSETLDYSYEQLRDELQEVKQGIADLTTQKKRLEIQQRRLEENVEKHNEQAREAVRQDREDLARRALEKKKQKMNEIEDLESQIQSLQSQQDNLVEKKDELQSRIQQFRTKKETMKARYKAAEASNRVSEAMTGAGDEMEDVGRAIERAEERTEKMEARAAAMDELQESGTFDDALSDKDEIDRELDELSTDSEVDAELDTLKQEMGTGDGDAEGETETEPADTETPDVDEEAVESELEELQEEEN, encoded by the coding sequence ATGGGCATCCTCTCGCGCGCGTCCTACATCGTCCGGTCGAAGGTCAACGCCCTCCTGAACCGGGCCGAGGACCCCTCCGAGACCCTCGATTACTCCTACGAGCAGTTGCGCGACGAACTGCAGGAGGTCAAACAGGGTATCGCCGACCTGACGACCCAGAAGAAACGCCTCGAAATCCAGCAACGCCGCCTCGAAGAGAACGTCGAGAAGCACAACGAACAGGCCCGCGAGGCGGTCCGGCAGGACCGCGAGGACCTCGCTCGCCGCGCCTTGGAGAAGAAAAAACAGAAGATGAACGAAATCGAGGACCTGGAGAGCCAAATCCAGTCCCTCCAGAGCCAACAGGACAACCTCGTCGAGAAGAAAGACGAGCTTCAGAGCCGCATCCAGCAATTCCGCACGAAAAAGGAGACGATGAAAGCCCGGTACAAAGCCGCGGAGGCCTCAAACCGCGTCTCCGAGGCCATGACCGGGGCGGGCGACGAGATGGAGGACGTGGGCCGGGCTATCGAACGCGCCGAGGAGCGCACCGAGAAGATGGAGGCCCGCGCCGCCGCGATGGACGAACTACAGGAGTCGGGCACCTTCGACGACGCCCTCTCGGACAAGGACGAAATCGACCGCGAACTCGACGAACTGAGTACCGACAGCGAAGTCGACGCCGAACTCGACACGCTGAAACAGGAGATGGGGACGGGAGACGGCGACGCCGAGGGCGAGACGGAGACCGAACCCGCCGACACCGAGACCCCGGACGTGGACGAGGAGGCCGTCGAGTCCGAACTCGAAGAACTGCAGGAAGAGGAGAACTAG
- a CDS encoding alpha/beta hydrolase, which translates to MDEVRIAGQRDVRASVDTPDADAAVVACPPHPQMGGSRSDARLRAVGDALATHGVACVRFDYGPWDEGEGERRDAANALAYARDHYDAVALFGYSFGAGVALLVAAERDPTPAALSVLAPPASLGGQDTPGALDTLDCPVQVCYGERDSAVDWEPVVSRARERGHTVESFDGDHFFAGTVDTIGDRVAAFLAGAD; encoded by the coding sequence ATGGACGAAGTTCGCATCGCCGGCCAGCGTGACGTGCGGGCGAGCGTCGACACCCCCGACGCCGACGCCGCCGTCGTCGCCTGCCCACCGCACCCACAGATGGGCGGTAGTCGGAGCGACGCACGGCTCAGGGCGGTCGGGGACGCACTCGCGACCCACGGCGTCGCCTGCGTCAGGTTCGACTACGGCCCGTGGGACGAGGGCGAGGGCGAGCGACGCGACGCGGCGAACGCCCTCGCGTACGCCCGTGACCACTACGATGCGGTGGCCCTGTTCGGCTACAGTTTCGGGGCCGGCGTCGCCCTGCTCGTCGCGGCCGAACGCGACCCCACCCCGGCGGCACTGTCAGTCCTCGCACCGCCCGCGAGTCTCGGGGGCCAGGACACACCCGGGGCACTCGACACGCTCGACTGTCCGGTACAGGTCTGTTACGGCGAACGGGATTCGGCGGTCGACTGGGAGCCGGTGGTCTCGCGTGCCCGCGAGCGAGGACACACAGTCGAGTCGTTCGACGGGGACCACTTCTTCGCGGGCACGGTCGACACAATCGGTGACCGCGTCGCGGCGTTCCTCGCCGGCGCGGATTAG
- a CDS encoding MinD/ParA family ATP-binding protein, which produces MTGDVLTVVGGKGGVGKTTTAVNTALAFDDEGADVVVVDADLGMPNLGRALSVSHQPRLHDVLAGEAELGEAITDGPGGVTLLPGTRSLEGFAAAEPTKLEPVLDQLAQSYDVVIVDTGEGISRETIVPARVSDGVLLVTTTSDVAVMDTQKLSELVARVGGTVTGAVVTRAHADVDVASVSDRLGTDVLAVVPTDPEAGGTEPLVLHDAERYAAQAYRRLAAKLDERLTTAERTPTQ; this is translated from the coding sequence ATGACGGGGGACGTACTGACGGTTGTGGGTGGGAAGGGCGGCGTCGGGAAGACGACGACGGCGGTCAACACGGCACTGGCGTTCGACGACGAGGGGGCGGACGTGGTCGTCGTCGACGCGGACCTCGGAATGCCGAATCTCGGGCGGGCACTGTCGGTGTCCCACCAGCCGCGACTTCACGACGTGCTGGCGGGCGAGGCGGAACTCGGCGAGGCGATAACCGACGGGCCGGGGGGCGTGACATTGCTCCCGGGGACACGCAGTCTCGAAGGGTTCGCGGCGGCGGAGCCGACGAAGCTAGAGCCCGTGCTCGACCAACTGGCACAGTCCTACGACGTCGTAATCGTCGACACCGGTGAGGGTATCTCCCGGGAGACCATCGTGCCCGCGCGGGTGTCCGACGGGGTGTTGCTCGTCACGACGACGAGCGACGTGGCCGTGATGGACACACAGAAGTTGTCGGAGTTGGTCGCACGCGTGGGCGGAACCGTCACCGGTGCCGTCGTCACGCGTGCACACGCGGACGTGGACGTAGCGTCCGTGTCGGACCGCCTCGGTACTGACGTGCTCGCAGTCGTTCCGACGGACCCGGAGGCCGGTGGCACCGAACCGCTCGTCCTCCACGACGCCGAGCGATACGCCGCACAGGCCTACCGGCGACTGGCGGCGAAACTCGACGAGCGACTCACCACGGCCGAACGGACACCCACGCAGTGA
- a CDS encoding cytochrome P450, giving the protein MSPDHPVDATTPPGPGAAGILGQMGDFMAEDMTDMLADARDRYGTVVSMRMPSGDPAVFVAEPQGVQRVLQGNQNNYKRSSVYRNELSEAFGEGLLTSEGELWERQHRLIRPMFRSSTVKSFTDLILDETDAMLEDWTHGDRIHLYEEMERTTLLVIGKAMFSADMEEHADEIAEDLRVLRRAFKREVGPVPTLPDFVPSFHNSRLRRAVRSLNDIVYDLIDERRASDEDREDLLGMLLDARTDDGERMDDEQVRDELVTFLLAGHETTAAALTWTWYLLGQHPDEHARLHEYVTEADSLRDAVGFSAGAAGNESPLKRALQESMRIYPPVPVITREAAEDDVVAGYEIPAGSEVILSQFVVHRDPDLWEDPMDFRPERFAADAEHEPYSFFPFGGGKRMCIGRLLALAEAQLVLGRALEDHRLTLESPTDGEPGMDSAVTMIPDDPVEMRVGHWDD; this is encoded by the coding sequence GTGTCTCCCGACCATCCCGTCGACGCCACGACGCCGCCGGGGCCCGGTGCCGCGGGAATCCTCGGGCAGATGGGTGACTTCATGGCGGAGGACATGACCGACATGCTGGCCGACGCACGGGACCGGTACGGCACCGTCGTCAGCATGCGGATGCCCTCGGGCGACCCGGCGGTGTTCGTCGCAGAACCGCAGGGGGTCCAGCGCGTCCTCCAGGGGAACCAGAACAACTACAAGCGGTCGTCGGTCTACCGGAACGAACTCTCGGAGGCGTTCGGCGAGGGCCTGCTCACGAGCGAGGGGGAACTCTGGGAACGCCAGCACCGCCTCATCCGGCCGATGTTCCGGTCGAGTACGGTCAAATCGTTCACCGACCTCATCCTCGACGAGACGGACGCGATGCTCGAAGACTGGACCCACGGGGACCGGATACACCTCTACGAGGAGATGGAGCGTACCACCTTGCTCGTCATCGGGAAAGCGATGTTCAGTGCCGACATGGAGGAACACGCCGACGAAATCGCGGAGGACCTCAGGGTCCTGCGCCGTGCGTTCAAGCGGGAGGTCGGTCCCGTCCCGACGCTCCCCGACTTCGTGCCGTCCTTCCACAACAGTCGGCTGCGGCGGGCGGTTCGTTCCCTCAACGATATCGTCTACGACCTCATCGACGAGCGACGCGCCAGCGACGAGGACCGCGAGGACCTGCTGGGGATGTTGCTCGACGCCCGTACCGACGACGGCGAACGGATGGACGACGAACAGGTCCGCGACGAACTCGTGACCTTCCTGCTCGCGGGCCACGAGACGACGGCGGCCGCGCTGACGTGGACGTGGTACCTCCTCGGCCAGCATCCCGACGAACACGCGCGACTCCACGAGTACGTCACCGAGGCCGACAGCCTCCGGGACGCCGTCGGGTTCTCGGCCGGCGCGGCCGGGAACGAGTCACCGCTCAAACGAGCGCTTCAGGAGTCGATGCGTATCTACCCGCCCGTCCCGGTCATCACGCGGGAGGCCGCCGAAGACGACGTGGTCGCCGGCTACGAAATCCCGGCCGGGAGCGAGGTCATCCTGAGCCAGTTCGTCGTCCACCGCGACCCGGACCTCTGGGAGGACCCGATGGACTTCCGGCCCGAGCGGTTCGCCGCGGACGCGGAACACGAACCGTACTCCTTCTTCCCGTTCGGCGGCGGCAAGCGGATGTGTATCGGCCGTCTCCTCGCGCTCGCCGAGGCACAACTCGTCCTCGGGCGCGCACTCGAGGACCACCGCCTCACACTCGAATCGCCGACGGACGGCGAGCCGGGGATGGACTCGGCGGTGACGATGATTCCCGACGACCCCGTCGAGATGCGGGTCGGCCACTGGGACGACTGA
- a CDS encoding DUF7113 family protein has product MLLIQGRAGGTDLTGTLYERGERSPTFKGAPDEDAPYIWVCDAFYEVESGGQQTTIDDREVNVAFESPMPQGFETRERAIEAAEEHIRTQFARVGLDPETVEIEVTKTEPGQH; this is encoded by the coding sequence ATGTTACTCATTCAAGGTCGTGCCGGGGGGACGGACTTGACCGGCACGCTCTACGAACGCGGCGAGCGGTCGCCGACGTTCAAGGGCGCGCCCGACGAGGACGCGCCGTACATCTGGGTCTGTGACGCCTTCTACGAGGTCGAGAGCGGCGGCCAGCAGACCACCATCGACGACCGGGAGGTCAACGTCGCCTTCGAGTCCCCGATGCCACAGGGGTTCGAGACCCGCGAGCGAGCCATCGAGGCCGCCGAGGAACACATCCGCACGCAGTTCGCCCGCGTCGGCCTCGACCCCGAGACCGTCGAGATAGAGGTGACCAAGACCGAACCCGGCCAGCACTAA
- the thrS gene encoding threonine--tRNA ligase, with protein MSEVTVTLPDGSTLSLSAGSTVEDVAFEIGPGLGEDTVAGVVDGELVDKHTPLTEDVELEIVTEDAEEYLDVLRHSAAHVFAQALQRLYPDAKLTIGPWTDEGFYYDITGVGLDEDDLDAIEAEAETIIEEDLDIERVMVDREDALDRYEDNPFKQDILTDEAAGEDPVSFYEQGEFYDLCQGPHVESTGEIGAFALLDISAAYWRGEEDNESLTRVYGTAFPSESDLEAFLERRRKAKERDHRKIGQEMDIFSVPDHSPGCAHYHPNGMKIRRELEEYVRGKNDELGYEEVWTPELNKAELWKPTGHYDAFKSEGEMFAWEQDDTEYGLKPMNCANHAHIYGRQTRSYRDLPVRFSEFGTVYRNEQSGELSGLLRVRGLTQDDGHAFVRRDQLEDEIRRTLGIIEDMYAEFDLEVLYKLETKGEGAVGSDDIWEDATDALRNAMAAQDIEYDVEEGEAAFYGPKIGLDARDALGREWTIGTVQVDFNIPDRLDLTYIGEDNEEHRPVMIHRALLGSFERFMGVLIEHYNGNFPTWLAPEQVRILPISDDNIPYAEEVKRELGAFRVSIEDRSWTVKKKIRQGHEDRVPYMLIVGDNEEADGTISVRDRQERETDGAVPVTEFRDHLENEVEDRRTEADFLD; from the coding sequence ATGAGCGAGGTCACGGTCACGCTCCCCGACGGGTCGACCCTCTCCCTCTCCGCCGGTTCGACCGTCGAGGACGTCGCCTTCGAAATCGGTCCGGGACTCGGAGAAGACACCGTCGCCGGGGTTGTCGACGGCGAACTCGTGGACAAGCACACGCCACTCACCGAGGACGTGGAACTGGAAATCGTCACCGAGGACGCCGAGGAGTACCTCGACGTGTTGCGCCACTCGGCGGCCCACGTCTTCGCACAGGCACTCCAGCGACTCTACCCCGACGCGAAGCTGACCATCGGCCCGTGGACCGACGAGGGGTTCTACTACGACATCACCGGCGTCGGTTTGGACGAGGACGACTTGGACGCAATCGAGGCCGAAGCGGAGACCATCATCGAGGAGGACCTCGACATCGAACGGGTCATGGTCGACCGCGAGGACGCACTCGACCGCTACGAGGACAACCCGTTCAAACAGGACATTCTCACGGACGAGGCGGCGGGCGAGGACCCCGTCTCCTTCTACGAACAGGGCGAGTTCTACGACCTCTGTCAGGGGCCACACGTCGAGTCGACGGGCGAAATCGGCGCGTTCGCGCTGCTGGACATCTCGGCCGCCTACTGGCGCGGCGAGGAGGACAACGAGAGTCTGACCCGCGTCTACGGCACCGCGTTCCCCTCGGAGTCGGACCTGGAGGCGTTCCTCGAACGCCGCCGGAAGGCCAAGGAACGCGACCACCGCAAGATTGGACAGGAGATGGATATCTTCTCGGTTCCCGACCACTCGCCGGGGTGTGCCCACTACCACCCCAACGGGATGAAGATTCGGCGCGAACTGGAGGAGTACGTCCGCGGGAAAAACGACGAGTTGGGCTACGAGGAGGTCTGGACGCCGGAACTCAACAAGGCCGAACTCTGGAAGCCGACCGGCCACTACGACGCGTTCAAGTCCGAGGGCGAGATGTTCGCGTGGGAGCAGGACGATACCGAGTACGGCCTGAAGCCGATGAACTGCGCGAACCACGCGCACATCTACGGCCGCCAGACCCGCTCGTACCGTGACCTCCCGGTCCGGTTCTCCGAGTTCGGGACCGTCTACCGCAACGAGCAGTCGGGCGAACTCTCGGGACTGCTCCGTGTCCGTGGCCTCACCCAAGACGACGGCCACGCCTTCGTCCGCCGGGACCAGTTGGAGGACGAAATTCGGCGGACGCTGGGCATCATCGAGGACATGTACGCGGAGTTCGACCTCGAAGTGCTGTACAAGCTAGAGACGAAGGGCGAGGGGGCAGTCGGTAGCGACGACATCTGGGAGGACGCGACCGACGCCCTCAGAAACGCGATGGCGGCACAGGACATAGAGTACGACGTGGAAGAGGGTGAGGCGGCCTTCTACGGTCCGAAAATCGGGTTGGACGCGCGGGACGCGCTCGGCCGGGAGTGGACCATCGGCACCGTGCAGGTGGACTTCAACATCCCCGACCGTCTCGATTTGACCTACATCGGCGAGGACAACGAGGAACACCGGCCGGTGATGATTCACCGCGCACTGCTTGGGTCGTTCGAGCGGTTCATGGGCGTCCTCATCGAACACTACAACGGCAACTTCCCGACGTGGCTCGCGCCCGAGCAGGTCCGCATCCTCCCCATCAGCGACGACAACATCCCCTACGCCGAGGAGGTCAAACGTGAACTCGGGGCGTTCCGCGTCAGTATCGAGGACCGCTCGTGGACGGTAAAAAAGAAGATTCGGCAGGGCCACGAGGACCGGGTTCCCTACATGCTCATCGTGGGCGACAACGAGGAAGCGGACGGGACCATCTCGGTCCGTGACCGTCAAGAGCGTGAGACTGACGGGGCCGTGCCCGTCACGGAGTTCCGCGACCACCTCGAAAACGAAGTCGAAGACCGCCGGACCGAGGCGGACTTCCTCGACTAG
- a CDS encoding dipeptide epimerase encodes MTLTTAFAWRDLPLETPFGISRATTEVAGNVVVRVEDESGRVGVGGAAPSDYYGEDRATVESVLPDLLAAVEAVGDPHERQRIGEELVTTAGGPQASPGARAAVDVALHDLACKRLDVPLYRLLGLDATQRPTSSFTVGLDDTDRMAERAESAAAEYSILKLKLGTDRDRDIVRAVRDAAPEVTLRVDANGAWDPMEAVRMTEFLADHGVEFVEQPVPADDVAGLKRVREAGELPVAADESCVVPGDVPRIAESVDIAVLKLTKSGGVGTVVEMCHAARACGLAVMLGCMTETNASIAAAAHLAPLVDYVDLDGSLLLAEDPFEGVPMPGGEIDLSAVSRAGTGARER; translated from the coding sequence ATGACGCTCACGACTGCCTTCGCGTGGCGCGACCTCCCGCTGGAGACGCCGTTCGGCATCTCGCGGGCCACGACCGAAGTCGCCGGGAACGTGGTCGTCCGCGTCGAGGACGAAAGCGGCCGGGTCGGCGTCGGCGGGGCCGCTCCGAGCGACTACTACGGCGAGGACCGCGCCACCGTCGAGTCGGTCCTTCCGGACCTGCTCGCGGCCGTCGAGGCGGTCGGTGACCCACACGAACGCCAACGAATCGGCGAGGAACTGGTCACGACTGCTGGCGGGCCGCAGGCGTCTCCCGGTGCGCGTGCCGCGGTCGACGTGGCACTCCACGACTTGGCGTGCAAGCGTCTCGACGTGCCGCTGTACCGACTGTTGGGCCTCGACGCGACGCAGCGTCCCACCTCGTCGTTCACCGTGGGACTCGACGACACCGACCGAATGGCCGAGAGAGCCGAGTCGGCCGCCGCCGAGTACAGTATCCTGAAGCTGAAACTCGGCACCGACCGCGACAGGGACATCGTCCGGGCCGTCCGCGACGCCGCACCCGAGGTGACTCTCCGCGTGGACGCGAACGGTGCGTGGGACCCCATGGAAGCCGTCCGGATGACCGAGTTTCTCGCCGACCACGGCGTCGAGTTCGTCGAGCAACCGGTCCCGGCCGACGACGTGGCTGGCCTCAAGCGGGTCCGCGAGGCGGGCGAACTCCCCGTGGCCGCCGACGAGAGTTGCGTCGTCCCGGGAGACGTGCCCCGCATCGCGGAATCGGTCGACATCGCAGTCCTAAAGCTCACCAAGAGTGGCGGCGTCGGGACGGTCGTAGAGATGTGCCACGCCGCTCGCGCATGTGGTCTCGCGGTGATGCTCGGGTGTATGACCGAGACGAACGCGTCCATCGCGGCGGCCGCACACCTCGCGCCACTTGTCGACTACGTGGACCTCGACGGGTCGCTCTTGCTGGCCGAGGACCCCTTCGAGGGCGTGCCGATGCCGGGCGGCGAAATCGACCTGTCGGCGGTGTCTCGGGCCGGGACCGGCGCGCGCGAGCGGTAG
- a CDS encoding universal stress protein translates to MAKRVLIPMDSSDQAWEACEFAMDEFGDAELVLLHVIDPAEAGYSAQASIPSFSEEWFEQAKSRAESLFENVREEATPRGVTVESEVVVGRPAREIVDYADENDIDHVVMGSHGRSGVSRIVLGSVAENVVRKSSVPVTVAR, encoded by the coding sequence ATGGCAAAGCGTGTCCTGATACCGATGGACAGTTCCGACCAGGCGTGGGAGGCCTGCGAGTTCGCGATGGACGAGTTCGGCGATGCCGAACTCGTCTTGCTCCACGTCATCGACCCGGCGGAGGCGGGGTACAGCGCGCAGGCGTCGATCCCGAGTTTCTCCGAGGAGTGGTTCGAGCAGGCCAAGTCCCGCGCGGAGTCGCTGTTCGAGAACGTTCGGGAGGAGGCGACACCGCGGGGCGTCACCGTCGAATCCGAAGTGGTCGTCGGCAGGCCGGCACGCGAAATCGTCGACTACGCCGACGAGAACGACATCGACCACGTCGTGATGGGGAGTCACGGCCGCTCCGGTGTCTCACGTATCGTCCTCGGGAGCGTCGCCGAGAACGTCGTCCGCAAGTCCTCGGTGCCCGTCACCGTCGCACGATAG
- a CDS encoding ATP-binding protein translates to MSDLGDFTEFDGDDEGGAEGVSEEAGTPDDEDGADETFEEVDVSPAGTDHGIGVLSASEGLAISEDEDETTLQAYVTVENRSSVRIGSYLLVPYPDGERLFCRITALEYAQEFHSDDATEIHARRAMRSRGIDEQDFKFMAELEPVAVLYDEDGEGKRRMTDRVPKPETVVRAATDKGEIKTGLKIPEDGVFLGHLAVGGERVRTAAEPPTIDYRLKDDYEAGDPLVFRHTLVAGGTGSGKTHGSKNILRQYLDADRTYPVESGADREVQAAVVQFDPQDEYAQMHDDNPEMTDETRRDLDREGVAYGGHDDTIAFVPNVGGATYAADHHRAEQVEFTIPFSMVDDNPWLVAGSGLNDNQYGGLRYLLGRFFDNYGDDATYQQFVSFLDDPALKEELDESGRVHEATFDAIRRRVRGFGDVFDQNARPITEQIHELVRPGGLTVVPTYHINDTRTAETIVLAVSSLLVDQKLSNDPDFDRIKETPLVVGMDEAHNFLTDADSVQASKVIGKFTEAAKQGRKERLGLFLITQDPQDIAEPVFKQINTTVVLNLGDEDAISAVNIPSNLEAKVPYMEKGQMVVYSPDNSEPVELVGLPVCVTKHGRN, encoded by the coding sequence ATGTCAGACCTCGGTGATTTCACGGAGTTCGACGGCGACGACGAGGGCGGTGCCGAGGGTGTATCCGAAGAGGCGGGGACACCTGACGACGAGGACGGGGCCGACGAGACGTTCGAGGAAGTCGACGTGTCCCCGGCGGGGACCGACCACGGTATCGGCGTCCTCTCTGCCTCCGAGGGACTGGCCATCAGCGAAGACGAGGACGAGACGACCCTCCAAGCGTACGTGACAGTCGAGAACCGCTCGTCGGTCCGCATCGGGTCGTACCTCTTGGTCCCATATCCGGACGGGGAACGGCTATTCTGTCGCATCACGGCCTTGGAGTACGCACAGGAGTTCCACAGCGACGACGCGACCGAGATTCACGCCCGCCGCGCGATGCGCTCGCGGGGCATCGACGAGCAGGATTTCAAGTTCATGGCGGAACTCGAACCCGTCGCGGTTCTTTACGACGAGGACGGCGAGGGCAAACGGCGGATGACCGACCGCGTACCGAAACCGGAGACGGTGGTCCGGGCGGCGACCGACAAGGGCGAAATCAAGACGGGGCTGAAGATACCCGAAGACGGCGTGTTCCTCGGGCACCTCGCCGTCGGGGGTGAGCGGGTGCGGACGGCCGCGGAACCGCCGACCATCGACTATCGGCTGAAAGACGACTACGAGGCGGGGGACCCGCTCGTCTTCCGGCACACGCTCGTCGCCGGCGGCACCGGGTCCGGCAAGACCCACGGCTCGAAGAACATCCTCCGGCAGTACCTCGACGCCGACCGCACATACCCCGTCGAGTCGGGGGCCGACCGGGAGGTACAGGCCGCCGTCGTGCAGTTCGACCCGCAGGACGAGTACGCACAGATGCACGACGACAACCCCGAAATGACCGACGAGACGCGCCGTGACCTCGACAGGGAGGGCGTGGCCTACGGCGGCCACGACGACACCATCGCGTTCGTCCCGAACGTCGGCGGTGCCACCTACGCCGCCGACCACCACCGTGCCGAACAGGTCGAGTTCACCATCCCGTTCTCGATGGTCGACGACAACCCGTGGCTGGTCGCCGGGAGCGGCCTCAACGACAACCAGTACGGTGGCCTCCGCTATCTCCTCGGCCGCTTTTTCGACAACTACGGCGACGACGCCACGTATCAGCAGTTCGTGTCGTTCCTCGACGACCCGGCACTCAAGGAGGAACTGGACGAGAGCGGGCGCGTCCACGAGGCCACGTTCGACGCCATCCGCCGCCGCGTCCGCGGGTTCGGCGACGTGTTCGACCAGAACGCCCGGCCCATCACCGAGCAGATTCACGAACTCGTCCGGCCCGGCGGTCTCACCGTCGTGCCGACGTACCACATCAACGATACGCGGACGGCCGAGACCATCGTGCTGGCGGTGTCCAGCCTGCTCGTCGACCAGAAACTCTCGAACGACCCGGACTTCGACCGCATCAAGGAGACACCGCTGGTTGTCGGGATGGACGAGGCCCACAACTTCCTGACTGACGCCGACAGCGTCCAGGCGAGCAAAGTCATCGGCAAGTTCACCGAGGCGGCAAAGCAGGGCCGGAAGGAACGCCTCGGGTTGTTCCTCATCACGCAGGACCCACAGGACATCGCCGAACCCGTCTTCAAGCAGATAAACACCACCGTCGTCCTCAACCTCGGGGACGAAGACGCCATCTCCGCGGTCAACATCCCGTCGAATCTGGAGGCGAAGGTGCCGTACATGGAGAAAGGACAGATGGTCGTCTACTCGCCAGACAACTCCGAACCGGTCGAACTCGTCGGCCTCCCGGTGTGCGTGACCAAACACGGCCGGAACTGA